A genomic window from Cutibacterium acnes includes:
- a CDS encoding aspartate:alanine exchanger family transporter, whose protein sequence is MTVLTDFLATHQLLTILIVLASGALLGQIKFGPLRFGAAGALFMGLVVGALDPRFGQNLGMIKGLGVVLFCYTVGLAAGSTFLSDLKRQWGLMLAGVVGLAVMAAAGLGLGRLFGLTPAHVAGLYAGVLTSPAIDAASMATHGAADTLVGYALSYPVGVVVGLIMVAIIAKRCWPASKDNTSMAEAGLTAVSTVVDRETSIRQTPGFNDDQVRMSYLLRDGEMRLATPDDDLHVGDQVLVVGNPDDVNRAVEHLGHVSERTLTNERNELDFRRFVVSNPALVGRTLGSIDVRGRTSGKVTRVRRGDLDMLARSDIVLQPGDRVLCVVPAHRLSDAADLFGDSEARVSQVDALSLGLGAALGLLLGALMVALPRGLQFELGTAAGPLVMGMILGSIHRTGPLRWQLPHATNAILRQLGLMIFLACVGLASGPAFLSQAVSGTGLAVIAVSAVTLVLGGAIVIAAAWCMKLSAQRATGAFAGFVGQPAILSYANSLVNDERIESAYGALFALGTVVKILLVQVIVLV, encoded by the coding sequence ATGACAGTACTGACCGACTTTCTTGCCACGCATCAACTGCTGACGATCCTGATCGTCCTGGCCTCCGGCGCCTTGCTAGGCCAAATCAAGTTTGGCCCGTTGAGATTTGGTGCCGCTGGAGCCCTGTTTATGGGGCTGGTCGTCGGGGCCCTTGATCCTCGCTTCGGTCAAAACCTGGGGATGATCAAAGGCCTAGGCGTCGTGCTGTTCTGCTACACCGTGGGCCTGGCTGCTGGATCGACCTTCTTATCTGACCTCAAACGTCAGTGGGGCCTCATGCTCGCCGGTGTCGTCGGGTTGGCAGTGATGGCCGCAGCTGGACTCGGCCTGGGGCGACTCTTCGGTTTAACCCCGGCTCACGTTGCGGGTCTGTACGCCGGTGTCCTCACCTCACCAGCCATTGACGCCGCATCGATGGCTACCCATGGAGCCGCAGATACTCTTGTGGGGTATGCGCTGTCCTATCCCGTGGGCGTCGTCGTCGGGCTCATTATGGTCGCAATCATTGCTAAGAGATGCTGGCCGGCCAGCAAAGACAACACCTCAATGGCTGAGGCTGGGCTTACCGCGGTGTCGACAGTCGTCGACCGGGAGACATCGATCCGGCAGACCCCTGGCTTTAATGACGACCAGGTTCGGATGTCCTATCTGCTGCGCGATGGCGAGATGCGATTGGCCACCCCCGACGACGATCTCCACGTCGGTGATCAGGTGCTGGTGGTCGGAAACCCTGACGACGTCAATCGTGCTGTCGAGCACCTCGGGCACGTCTCCGAGCGCACCCTCACCAACGAGCGCAACGAGCTCGATTTCCGGCGCTTTGTGGTGTCCAACCCGGCCTTGGTGGGCCGCACCTTAGGCAGCATCGATGTGCGCGGACGTACCAGTGGCAAGGTGACGCGAGTACGTCGCGGTGACCTCGATATGTTGGCTCGCAGCGATATCGTCCTGCAGCCAGGAGATCGGGTGCTGTGTGTTGTGCCAGCTCATCGCCTTTCCGACGCTGCGGACCTCTTTGGCGACTCTGAGGCTCGCGTCTCCCAAGTGGATGCTCTGTCTTTGGGATTGGGTGCCGCTCTTGGCTTATTGCTCGGTGCCCTCATGGTGGCCCTGCCCAGGGGGTTGCAGTTCGAGCTGGGAACCGCTGCTGGGCCGCTGGTCATGGGCATGATCTTAGGATCGATTCACCGTACGGGGCCGCTGCGGTGGCAATTGCCGCACGCGACGAACGCGATTCTGCGTCAGCTCGGGCTCATGATCTTCCTGGCCTGCGTCGGGCTGGCGTCCGGGCCAGCATTCTTGTCCCAGGCGGTGAGCGGGACGGGTCTGGCGGTTATTGCCGTCTCGGCTGTGACCCTGGTCCTTGGTGGTGCGATCGTCATCGCAGCAGCCTGGTGTATGAAGCTTTCGGCCCAGCGCGCTACGGGTGCTTTTGCAGGCTTCGTTGGTCAGCCCGCCATCCTTAGCTACGCCAACTCTCTCGTTAATGACGAACGGATCGAGTCGGCCTACGGTGCCCTTTTCGCGTTAGGAACCGTCGTCAAAATCCTACTAGTACAGGTGATTGTGCTGGTCTAA
- a CDS encoding zinc-binding dehydrogenase, with protein MTETMLAERFHAADRSITLEDIPIPHPGPGEVLVKVAYCGICHSDLSLISGAFPAALPVVTQGHEASGTIVELGAGVIGWKEGDRVIPSAGRPCLKCRKCRRGAFTDCLDLNLMAFAYDGAWAEYHIAQASGMTKIPDNVPLDQAALLADAVSTPYAAVVRTGKVHMGNAVAVWGVGGVGTHLVQLAKLAGGVPVIAIDLNDAVLERAKRVGADHTLRSDDPELMQKIEDITHGRMIDVAFDAVGIKPTLRACVDSLDVDGKAVSVGLSAQDIDAGPFLNFNLQRKQVLGHLGYKSQDIALLAEMLSYHRLDLTESISKVIPLKDVESGIAELESHQGNPIRILVKP; from the coding sequence ATGACAGAAACCATGCTTGCTGAACGTTTCCACGCCGCAGATCGGTCTATCACCCTCGAAGATATCCCGATCCCGCACCCGGGACCCGGTGAGGTGCTTGTCAAGGTCGCTTACTGCGGTATTTGCCATTCTGACCTGAGTCTCATTAGCGGTGCGTTCCCTGCAGCTCTGCCAGTAGTGACTCAGGGCCATGAGGCATCCGGAACCATCGTCGAGCTCGGTGCGGGCGTCATCGGTTGGAAGGAGGGTGACCGCGTCATCCCATCCGCCGGTCGCCCTTGTCTCAAGTGTCGCAAGTGCCGCCGCGGTGCCTTCACGGACTGTCTGGATCTGAACCTCATGGCTTTTGCCTACGACGGCGCATGGGCTGAGTACCACATTGCGCAGGCCTCCGGTATGACGAAGATCCCTGACAACGTCCCACTGGACCAGGCCGCTCTGCTCGCAGACGCCGTATCTACCCCGTATGCTGCCGTCGTGCGTACCGGCAAGGTCCACATGGGCAATGCCGTGGCCGTGTGGGGCGTCGGCGGTGTCGGAACCCACCTCGTCCAACTAGCCAAGCTTGCCGGCGGCGTCCCCGTCATTGCTATTGATCTCAATGACGCTGTCCTCGAGCGCGCTAAGCGAGTCGGCGCCGACCACACTCTGCGTAGCGACGACCCCGAGCTCATGCAGAAAATCGAGGACATCACTCATGGCCGCATGATCGACGTTGCCTTCGACGCCGTCGGCATCAAGCCGACGCTGCGTGCCTGCGTCGACTCCCTCGACGTTGATGGCAAGGCGGTTTCGGTTGGGCTGTCCGCCCAGGACATCGACGCTGGTCCATTCCTCAACTTCAACCTGCAACGCAAGCAGGTCCTTGGCCACCTTGGTTACAAGTCTCAGGACATCGCCCTGCTCGCCGAGATGTTGTCCTATCACCGCCTGGACCTCACGGAGTCCATCTCAAAGGTCATCCCGTTGAAGGATGTCGAGAGCGGCATCGCGGAGCTCGAGTCCCACCAGGGCAACCCGATCCGTATCCTGGTCAAGCCCTGA
- a CDS encoding SGNH/GDSL hydrolase family protein, translating into MKRILKILSVVVAVVIVAGIAIGLRPYTHAFGSVFQNRYRSSAASAPGPATSAFSAVSSTVTPLQAPTPAAYAAGQVTEHGGTLATLGLGDSVPQGGTCTGCTTFIERVGTDMARKAGVKAAVHNESVSGYKTADLLTQLESNNAKALLATSDLAIVTIGANDFDLDTMVGQCAHSDASCIADDVNGVTDRVRTILERVKAAMKTPRATVVVTGYWDVGLDGKAGRENGPDYVKVTDMITEAFNANVKKIAHEVGAVYVDFRTPFRGADGTRDDTALLTDDGDHPSEQGHKVLAEAVEAALS; encoded by the coding sequence CCTTCGGGTCGGTGTTTCAGAATCGCTACAGGTCTAGCGCCGCGAGCGCGCCGGGCCCGGCAACGAGCGCGTTCTCTGCTGTCTCGTCGACGGTCACGCCGTTACAAGCTCCAACACCTGCGGCGTACGCAGCTGGGCAGGTGACAGAGCATGGCGGAACTTTGGCGACCCTCGGCCTGGGTGATTCGGTGCCGCAGGGCGGCACATGTACCGGCTGCACGACGTTCATCGAGAGAGTCGGCACCGATATGGCACGTAAAGCCGGGGTGAAGGCTGCTGTGCATAACGAGTCGGTATCGGGATACAAGACCGCTGACCTATTGACCCAGCTTGAGTCCAATAACGCGAAGGCTCTGCTGGCAACGTCTGATCTAGCGATAGTGACGATCGGTGCGAACGACTTCGACCTCGACACAATGGTGGGTCAGTGTGCTCATTCTGATGCGTCATGTATAGCTGATGATGTTAACGGTGTGACTGATCGAGTGCGGACGATCCTGGAACGCGTCAAGGCCGCGATGAAGACGCCGAGAGCGACTGTTGTCGTCACCGGGTATTGGGACGTGGGGCTGGACGGCAAGGCGGGCCGCGAGAACGGGCCCGACTACGTCAAGGTGACCGATATGATCACCGAGGCCTTCAACGCCAACGTCAAGAAGATCGCCCACGAGGTCGGAGCGGTCTACGTCGACTTCCGTACCCCGTTTAGGGGAGCAGATGGCACGCGTGATGACACAGCACTGCTCACTGACGACGGGGATCATCCATCCGAGCAAGGGCACAAGGTGCTAGCGGAGGCTGTCGAGGCCGCACTGTCCTGA